Proteins found in one Podarcis muralis chromosome 5, rPodMur119.hap1.1, whole genome shotgun sequence genomic segment:
- the FNDC11 gene encoding fibronectin type III domain-containing protein 11, with protein MLSHSPGMMNIGTIDVYLNKLGANLQTVVYSEEEQENEAWRMYMERKNVVLEFLHSDLSLHLLKRHHKRIELLKKCSYYIEILPKHLALGDQNHLMLPTTMFQLIDPWRFQRMKKVGTIQTKIQLLLLSDLLEELEKGREELVHFLETHDMMTFLSRWDAVKPRLSSLSEQMDYFLAMLVPGRLYVKHRLVSDVGITKIPHIRLVLSTKMPVMFDRRESVAHEDWVSLKWFVTSQQPQLEQYELSFKLLEPRTPQERVHCGIMPVTSHTCEIHNLLPDRLYRFTVKRAETYTLVYEQWHDSILLKTKPYLEEEMETSMSEP; from the coding sequence CCCAGGCATGATGAACATTGGAACTATTGATGTCTATTTGAACAAGTTAGGGGCCAACCTCCAGACGGTGGTGTACAGCGAAGAGGAGCAGGAGAATGAAGCCTGGAGGATGTACATGGAGAGGAAGAATGTCGTGCTGGAGTTCCTGCACTCAGACCTCAGCCTCCACCTGCTCAAACGCCATCACAAGAGGATTGAGCTTCTGAAAAAGTGCTCCTACTACATTGAAATCCTGCCTAAGCACTTGGCACTGGGAGATCAGAACCACCTGATGCTCCCCACCACCATGTTCCAACTGATAGACCCCTGGAGGTTCCAGAGGATGAAGAAAGTGGGGACCATCCAAACCAaaatccagctgctgctgctgtctgacCTGTTGGAAGAGCTGGAGAAAGGTCGGGAGGAGCTGGTCCACTTCCTGGAGACCCACGACATGATGACTTTCCTCTCCAGATGGGACGCTGTCAAACCAAGGCTGTCGAGTCTCTCTGAGCAGATGGATTATTTCCTTGCTATGCTGGTACCTGGGAGGCTGTACGTCAAGCACCGCCTGGTATCGGACGTCGGGATTACGAAGATCCCTCACATCAGGCTTGTCCTGAGCACAAAGATGCCCGTGATGTTTGACCGGAGGGAGTCGGTGGCTCACGAGGACTGGGTGAGTCTCAAGTGGTTTGTTACCAGCCAGCAGCCGCAGCTCGAACAGTACGAACTCAGCTTTAAGCTGCTGGAGCCCAGAACTCCCCAAGAGCGGGTCCACTGCGGAATCATGCCGGTCACGTCGCACACCTGCGAAATCCACAACCTGTTGCCCGACCGTTTGTACAGGTTCACTGTCAAAAGGGCAGAGACTTACACACTTGTCTATGAACAGTGGCACGATTCCATCCTGCTTAAGACAAAACCGTACCttgaggaagaaatggagacTTCTATGTCTGAACCCTGA